A region of Leisingera thetidis DNA encodes the following proteins:
- a CDS encoding ABC transporter ATP-binding protein, protein MLETRNLDKSFGAVHVTRDVSLKLERGERRVILGPNGAGKTTLFNQLAGELAPGSGSVHLAGEDVTALSVAKRARRGLSRSYQKNTLFDGLTVEENLGLAAAVHTGNATRLWADSLALPEVREIIGDVAHQVSLAPYLHARVSGISYGVRRQLEVGVALAARPKVLLMDEPTSGVGPEMSKDFHSLLNNLPRDLTLLIIEHDMDLAFDVADTITVLNYGEVVFDGLPEAARRSKLLQEIYLGSWEDA, encoded by the coding sequence ATGCTTGAGACACGCAATCTGGACAAGAGCTTTGGTGCGGTTCACGTCACGCGTGACGTGTCGCTGAAACTGGAGCGCGGCGAGCGCCGCGTCATCCTGGGGCCGAATGGCGCGGGCAAGACCACTCTGTTCAACCAGCTAGCAGGCGAGCTGGCACCGGGCAGCGGTTCGGTGCATCTGGCGGGAGAGGACGTCACCGCGCTGTCGGTTGCCAAACGGGCCCGCCGCGGTCTGTCGCGCAGCTACCAGAAGAACACGCTGTTCGACGGGCTGACGGTTGAGGAAAACCTCGGCCTTGCTGCCGCCGTGCACACCGGCAACGCCACCCGGCTCTGGGCGGACAGCCTAGCGTTGCCGGAGGTGCGCGAAATCATCGGGGATGTGGCGCATCAGGTCAGCCTGGCACCATATCTCCACGCCAGGGTATCCGGGATCAGTTATGGCGTGCGGCGCCAGCTTGAAGTCGGCGTGGCGCTGGCAGCACGGCCCAAGGTGCTGCTGATGGACGAACCCACCAGCGGCGTCGGGCCGGAAATGTCCAAAGACTTTCACAGCCTGCTGAACAATCTTCCGCGCGACCTGACCCTGCTCATCATTGAGCATGACATGGATCTGGCCTTTGATGTTGCCGATACAATCACCGTGCTGAACTACGGCGAAGTGGTCTTTGACGGCCTCCCCGAGGCAGCGCGCCGGTCGAAACTGCTGCAGGAAATCTATCTGGGGAGCTGGGAAGATGCTTGA
- a CDS encoding ABC transporter ATP-binding protein, with protein sequence MLELNAVESGYGETQVLHGLSLTAQQGRVLAILGRNGAGKSTTLKTIMGLLPLTSGGIVFDGQPVSGRPFEIAKSGIAYVPETRDIFPSLTVRENLEIAAWRFSRAGSGWTMERVLELFPRLGERMGNGGAQLSGGEQQMLAIARALLMNPRLLILDEPTEGLAPIIVKLIHDKLQELKTDGLSMLIVEQNFGFATSLADDIIVIGKGEAVWSGSAEDIRADDDVQHKWLGV encoded by the coding sequence ATGCTTGAATTGAACGCTGTCGAGTCCGGCTACGGGGAAACGCAGGTTCTGCACGGCCTGTCGCTAACCGCGCAGCAGGGCCGGGTTCTGGCCATTCTGGGCCGCAACGGGGCCGGCAAGTCCACCACGCTGAAAACCATCATGGGACTGCTGCCGCTGACATCGGGCGGGATCGTCTTTGACGGCCAACCGGTCTCCGGCCGCCCCTTTGAGATTGCCAAGAGCGGCATAGCCTATGTCCCGGAAACCCGCGACATCTTCCCGTCACTGACCGTGCGCGAAAACCTCGAGATTGCCGCTTGGCGGTTCAGCCGCGCCGGCTCAGGCTGGACGATGGAACGGGTGCTGGAGCTGTTTCCGCGCCTGGGCGAACGGATGGGCAACGGCGGCGCCCAGCTATCGGGGGGCGAGCAGCAGATGCTGGCGATTGCGCGCGCCTTGCTGATGAACCCGCGGCTGCTGATCCTGGATGAGCCGACCGAGGGGCTGGCCCCCATCATCGTCAAACTGATCCACGACAAGCTGCAGGAATTGAAGACAGATGGTCTTTCGATGCTTATTGTCGAGCAGAATTTTGGCTTCGCCACCTCCTTGGCGGACGATATCATCGTGATCGGCAAGGGCGAGGCTGTCTGGAGCGGCAGCGCGGAGGACATCCGCGCCGACGATGACGTGCAGCACAAATGGCTTGGCGTCTGA
- a CDS encoding FAD-dependent monooxygenase, with product MQYHLNGFRPGDPRLAEAAPGAEQRRQNKLPEYADVLIVGAGPAGLTLAAQLSAFPDIATCIVERKDAPMEKGQADGVSCRSMEMFQAFGFAGQVKHEAYWVNEAAFWKPGRDGGIVRNGRVQDVEDGLSEMPHVILNQARVHDMYLDVMRNSPTRLAPDYGRQMTALSIGPEAEDYPVTVTLEPAGGGQGTETVRARYVVGCDGARSAVRKAIGRQLTGEAANQAWGVMDVLCHTDFPDIRLKSLVRSADQGTILIIPREGGYLVRLYIEMDKLAADERVADRKIAIEDLIAAAKRIFAPYTFEVKEVAWWSVYEIGQRLCGKFDDVPAGAEDSRLPRVFIAGDACHTHSPKAGQGMNVSMGDAFNLGWKLAAVLRGQARPQLLHSYSAERQGVAQDLIDFDREWARIMSERADTGGGAETPAFQKHFIKHGRYTAGVAVRYAPSVLTGSGDHQALAQGFGIGTRFHSAPVVRFFDARPMQLGHVVKADGRWRVFVFAGEDAGPDALFSFLASDPASPLLRWTPPESDPDSVIDLRAVYPGHHHDLDAARLPALLKPQKGQYGLTDHEKVFCADQRPGRDIYDLRGINRTAGCVVVVRPDQYVADVLPVAAAAGLARYFERIMQPAS from the coding sequence ATGCAATATCACCTGAACGGCTTCCGCCCCGGCGATCCCAGGTTGGCTGAAGCCGCGCCGGGCGCGGAACAGCGCCGGCAGAACAAGCTGCCCGAATACGCCGACGTTCTGATTGTCGGAGCCGGTCCGGCGGGCCTTACCCTGGCCGCGCAGCTGTCGGCTTTTCCGGACATCGCCACCTGCATCGTCGAACGCAAGGACGCGCCGATGGAAAAAGGGCAGGCGGACGGCGTCTCCTGCCGGTCGATGGAAATGTTCCAGGCCTTCGGCTTTGCCGGGCAGGTCAAGCACGAAGCCTATTGGGTGAACGAGGCGGCCTTCTGGAAACCCGGCCGCGATGGCGGCATCGTGCGCAACGGCCGCGTGCAGGATGTGGAGGACGGCTTGAGCGAGATGCCTCATGTCATCCTGAACCAGGCGCGGGTGCATGACATGTACCTGGACGTCATGCGCAACTCGCCGACCCGTCTGGCACCGGACTACGGCCGTCAGATGACGGCGCTGTCGATCGGCCCGGAGGCCGAGGATTACCCGGTGACGGTTACTCTGGAGCCGGCCGGGGGCGGGCAGGGCACCGAGACTGTCCGGGCCCGCTACGTTGTTGGCTGCGACGGGGCCCGCAGCGCGGTGCGCAAGGCTATCGGGCGGCAGCTGACCGGCGAGGCGGCCAACCAGGCCTGGGGTGTGATGGATGTGCTGTGCCACACCGATTTTCCGGACATCCGGCTCAAGTCGCTGGTGCGGTCGGCCGATCAGGGCACCATTCTGATCATCCCGCGCGAAGGCGGCTATCTGGTGCGCCTCTACATCGAAATGGACAAGCTGGCAGCGGACGAGCGGGTGGCAGACCGCAAGATCGCCATCGAAGACCTGATTGCCGCCGCCAAGCGCATCTTTGCCCCTTACACGTTCGAGGTGAAGGAGGTCGCCTGGTGGTCGGTCTACGAAATCGGCCAGCGTCTGTGCGGCAAGTTCGACGATGTCCCGGCAGGCGCTGAAGACAGCCGCCTGCCGCGCGTTTTCATCGCGGGCGACGCCTGCCACACCCATAGCCCGAAGGCCGGGCAGGGGATGAACGTGTCGATGGGCGATGCGTTCAATCTCGGCTGGAAACTGGCAGCGGTCCTGCGCGGTCAGGCCCGGCCGCAACTGCTGCACAGCTATTCCGCCGAACGGCAGGGCGTGGCGCAGGATCTGATTGATTTCGACCGCGAGTGGGCAAGGATCATGTCCGAACGCGCAGACACCGGCGGCGGCGCGGAAACGCCGGCATTCCAGAAACACTTCATCAAACACGGGCGCTACACGGCAGGCGTGGCCGTGCGCTATGCCCCATCCGTGCTGACGGGCAGCGGCGATCATCAGGCGCTGGCCCAAGGCTTCGGGATCGGAACCCGCTTTCATTCCGCACCGGTGGTCCGGTTCTTCGATGCCAGACCTATGCAACTGGGCCATGTGGTCAAAGCGGATGGCCGCTGGCGCGTTTTCGTCTTTGCCGGCGAAGATGCCGGACCTGATGCGCTGTTCAGCTTTCTCGCCAGTGATCCTGCGTCACCGCTTCTGCGCTGGACGCCGCCGGAGTCGGATCCCGACAGTGTGATCGATCTGCGTGCGGTCTATCCCGGTCATCACCATGATCTGGACGCAGCCCGGCTTCCGGCACTGCTGAAACCGCAAAAAGGGCAGTACGGGCTGACCGATCATGAGAAGGTTTTTTGCGCCGACCAGCGTCCCGGCCGTGACATCTACGATTTGCGCGGGATCAACCGGACAGCGGGCTGTGTGGTGGTGGTGCGGCCCGATCAATATGTAGCCGATGTGCTGCCTGTCGCAGCAGCAGCCGGGCTGGCCCGCTATTTCGAAAGGATCATGCAGCCCGCCTCCTGA
- a CDS encoding LysR substrate-binding domain-containing protein, which yields MNFKQLTYFIAVAEELHFGRAAERLDMAQPPLSRQIKQLEEELQAILFNRGRSAITLTQAGERLLERGKSILAQLDDTRLEVRRLGQGAEGRLRIGFVGSATFGILPNIIKSYRKNFPEVNLCLIPMNNAQLQRALVSRELDVAFARPALQDPEFLTKELMEEKLILALPDVVDTGGRSIAKLERLQTHNLILYPEYPRPSYADFVLNACMEAGFEVPLRVWCMDLQTALSLVSVEEGVCIVPESVASAPRKGMKFLRIEPEIARTVLAVNYRLDEQGVHVQNFVRIAQKVARKVL from the coding sequence ATGAACTTCAAGCAGCTGACCTATTTCATTGCGGTCGCGGAAGAGTTGCATTTCGGGCGCGCCGCAGAGCGGCTGGACATGGCGCAGCCGCCGCTGAGCCGCCAGATCAAGCAGCTGGAAGAAGAGCTGCAGGCAATCCTCTTCAACCGCGGCCGCAGCGCGATTACGCTGACCCAGGCGGGCGAGCGGCTGCTGGAGCGCGGCAAGTCGATCCTGGCACAGCTGGATGACACGCGGCTGGAAGTCCGCAGGCTGGGCCAGGGCGCTGAGGGGCGGCTGCGCATCGGGTTCGTCGGGTCCGCAACCTTTGGAATCCTGCCCAACATCATCAAGTCCTACCGCAAGAATTTTCCGGAAGTGAACCTCTGCCTGATCCCGATGAACAACGCGCAGCTGCAGCGGGCGCTGGTCTCGCGCGAGCTGGACGTGGCCTTTGCCCGTCCCGCCCTGCAGGACCCTGAATTCCTGACCAAGGAGCTGATGGAGGAAAAGCTGATCCTGGCGCTGCCGGATGTGGTGGACACTGGCGGGCGCAGCATTGCCAAGCTGGAGCGGCTGCAGACACACAACCTGATCCTCTATCCGGAATACCCGCGGCCCAGCTATGCCGATTTCGTCCTGAATGCATGCATGGAAGCCGGGTTCGAAGTCCCGTTGCGTGTCTGGTGCATGGATCTTCAAACTGCGCTCAGCCTTGTTTCCGTGGAAGAGGGTGTCTGCATCGTGCCCGAGTCGGTGGCCTCGGCCCCGCGCAAGGGGATGAAATTCCTCAGGATCGAGCCGGAGATCGCCCGCACGGTACTGGCGGTGAACTATCGCCTGGACGAGCAGGGTGTGCACGTCCAGAATTTTGTCCGCATCGCGCAGAAAGTTGCCCGCAAGGTTTTGTGA
- a CDS encoding dioxygenase produces the protein MGIVNQDNITGVVIDSLGKHGGVTGRQREIMTSLVKHLHAFIKDVKLQHSEFLGACDYLARAGKLCDDNRQEFILLGDILGVEVLVDMMTNPIEGNESESTVLGPFYRENPPVLPKGASTIQKHFENEETAYFEGYVKDEHGSGIAGVTLDVWEDAPNGVYENLDPDQPEYNLRGRFETDENGHYAFVAVRPVPYPIPDDETAGELLRFMGHHPNRPGHMHFIISKDGYRPLISQIYDADSKWLDDDSVFAVKESLIGQFKPAPKELGTDLHFEFDFVLKDSAGAQAVAAE, from the coding sequence ATGGGCATCGTCAACCAAGACAATATCACCGGCGTCGTCATCGACAGTCTCGGCAAGCACGGCGGCGTAACCGGCCGCCAGCGTGAGATCATGACCTCGCTGGTCAAACACCTGCATGCCTTCATCAAGGACGTGAAGCTGCAGCACAGTGAATTCCTTGGGGCCTGCGACTATCTCGCGCGTGCAGGCAAGCTGTGTGACGACAACCGCCAGGAATTCATTCTTCTGGGCGACATCCTCGGGGTCGAAGTGCTGGTCGACATGATGACCAACCCGATCGAGGGTAACGAAAGCGAGTCGACCGTGCTCGGCCCGTTCTACCGTGAAAACCCGCCGGTGCTGCCGAAAGGCGCTTCGACGATCCAGAAGCACTTTGAAAACGAGGAAACAGCCTATTTCGAAGGGTATGTCAAGGATGAGCACGGCAGCGGCATCGCCGGCGTGACCCTTGACGTTTGGGAGGATGCGCCGAACGGGGTTTATGAGAACCTCGATCCCGACCAACCCGAATACAACCTGCGCGGCCGGTTCGAGACCGACGAGAACGGGCATTATGCGTTTGTTGCCGTGCGGCCGGTGCCTTACCCGATCCCGGACGACGAAACCGCGGGCGAGCTGCTGCGTTTCATGGGCCACCACCCGAACCGCCCGGGCCACATGCACTTTATCATCTCGAAGGACGGCTACCGCCCGCTGATCAGCCAGATCTACGACGCCGACAGCAAGTGGCTGGATGATGACAGTGTGTTTGCAGTGAAGGAAAGCCTGATCGGACAATTCAAGCCGGCGCCCAAGGAACTTGGCACCGATCTGCACTTCGAATTCGACTTTGTGCTGAAAGACAGTGCCGGTGCGCAGGCCGTCGCAGCGGAGTAG
- a CDS encoding LysR substrate-binding domain-containing protein: MQSLKLFDAVVRHRSMTRAAAEIGISQSAVSQSVRQLEDFVQVPLLDRSSRPMVLTDEGERFYRASLDSLGRLSQAVEDLRRQSRGDGKTVTISCNLGFATYWLMPRLNFFSADCPDIAVNVMAAYHGAAGLQSGTDIAIRYGDGSWPDGDWQLLFKETIVPICSAGYLERAGQITGAEQLSRQRLIHVTGTTPDWLGWEYYFKRLGHGKLPVPGGLRFSNYVQAVQTALSGEGIMLGWRSVAADLLKSQQLTIAYAEPIRLASGYYIRSAGNQDDGSCAGKFLGWLKQQTSRTPDF, encoded by the coding sequence GTGCAAAGCCTGAAACTGTTTGATGCGGTGGTCCGCCACCGCAGCATGACACGGGCTGCGGCAGAAATTGGTATATCCCAGTCAGCGGTCAGCCAGTCGGTCCGGCAGCTCGAGGACTTCGTGCAAGTGCCTTTGCTGGACCGGTCTTCGCGGCCCATGGTCCTGACAGATGAAGGAGAGCGGTTCTACCGGGCCAGTCTCGACTCCCTGGGCCGCCTGTCGCAGGCTGTCGAGGACCTGCGGCGGCAGTCCCGCGGGGATGGCAAGACCGTCACCATTTCCTGCAACCTGGGTTTTGCGACCTATTGGCTGATGCCGCGGCTCAACTTCTTCAGCGCTGACTGTCCGGATATCGCGGTCAATGTAATGGCCGCCTATCACGGTGCTGCCGGTCTGCAATCCGGCACCGATATTGCAATCCGCTATGGCGACGGCAGCTGGCCGGACGGCGACTGGCAGCTGCTGTTCAAGGAGACCATTGTGCCCATCTGCTCGGCCGGATACCTGGAGCGGGCCGGGCAGATCACCGGGGCGGAACAGCTGTCCCGCCAACGGCTCATTCACGTTACCGGCACCACGCCCGACTGGTTGGGCTGGGAGTATTATTTTAAGCGCCTTGGCCATGGCAAACTGCCGGTCCCGGGCGGGCTGCGCTTCAGCAATTATGTGCAGGCGGTGCAGACTGCACTCAGCGGGGAGGGTATCATGCTGGGGTGGAGATCCGTTGCCGCGGATCTCTTGAAATCACAGCAACTGACCATCGCCTATGCTGAACCCATCCGCCTTGCCAGCGGCTATTACATCAGAAGCGCAGGCAACCAGGACGATGGCAGCTGTGCCGGCAAGTTTCTCGGGTGGCTGAAACAGCAGACAAGCCGGACGCCGGATTTCTGA
- a CDS encoding AMP-binding protein codes for MTLKITLGDLLHDCAANFADRPFVTMAETGQTVSYGAFEALTNRLAHGMQDRFGSGLGYAAIVLENSMEYLALTYALKKINVVEVSVNRAMRGAPLARMIDQTQAPVLFTSGAHLEALDQVRSGIPHLRALVMMDAADEARRLFPDLEVILFEELLAERIDHIVSPAKDTDTATILFTSGTTGVSKGCMLSHRYAVRTAENMIGPFRVTGGDCVYAPYPLSHIGAAYYDILPTMMTGGRVIMRDRFSLSNFWREVNEYGVTWYMMLGSVQQLLWASPPSDLEKSHRITRCWSTPAPVPKADFDARFNTHLIPGGGYGSTDAGWVVVPQWDHPGGIVLPHFDVEIQDDDGERLPAGKAGHVAVRPKEPGVMADGYFGMPERTLESRRNLWFQTGDIGRMDKDGLFYFLHRVSERIRVKGEMVSGYEVEEGILSHPALEDCAVIAIPGEMGEEDIKAFVTVKDGHSTSADALRAHCAGRMAKFMIPKHFVFLDEMPRTPTGKPEKGKLAAL; via the coding sequence ATGACCCTTAAGATCACCCTTGGGGATCTTCTTCATGACTGTGCCGCAAATTTTGCGGACCGGCCATTCGTCACCATGGCCGAGACCGGGCAAACGGTCAGCTACGGCGCGTTCGAAGCGCTGACCAACCGTCTGGCCCATGGCATGCAGGACCGGTTCGGCAGCGGCCTGGGCTATGCCGCGATTGTGCTGGAGAACAGCATGGAATATCTCGCCCTCACCTATGCCCTGAAGAAAATCAACGTCGTCGAAGTGTCGGTGAACCGGGCCATGCGCGGCGCGCCGCTGGCGCGGATGATTGATCAGACCCAGGCACCGGTCCTGTTCACCTCCGGTGCCCATCTGGAGGCGCTGGATCAGGTCCGCAGCGGCATTCCGCATCTGCGGGCGCTGGTGATGATGGACGCCGCGGACGAGGCGCGCCGCCTGTTCCCGGACCTGGAGGTCATCCTGTTCGAAGAGCTGCTGGCAGAGCGCATCGATCATATCGTGTCACCGGCCAAGGACACGGATACCGCAACCATCCTGTTCACTTCCGGCACCACCGGGGTATCCAAAGGCTGCATGCTGTCGCACCGCTATGCTGTGCGCACCGCGGAAAACATGATCGGCCCGTTCCGGGTGACTGGCGGCGACTGCGTCTACGCCCCTTACCCGCTGTCGCATATCGGCGCGGCCTATTACGATATTCTGCCCACCATGATGACCGGCGGCCGGGTCATCATGCGCGACCGTTTCAGCCTGTCGAACTTCTGGCGCGAAGTGAACGAATACGGCGTGACCTGGTACATGATGCTTGGCTCGGTGCAGCAGCTGCTGTGGGCCAGCCCGCCATCAGACCTGGAGAAAAGCCACAGGATCACCCGCTGCTGGTCGACGCCCGCTCCGGTGCCCAAGGCGGATTTCGACGCCCGGTTCAACACCCATCTGATCCCCGGCGGCGGCTATGGCTCGACCGATGCGGGCTGGGTTGTGGTGCCGCAATGGGACCACCCGGGCGGGATCGTGCTGCCGCATTTCGATGTCGAAATTCAAGACGACGACGGGGAACGGCTGCCCGCCGGCAAGGCTGGTCATGTGGCGGTGCGCCCCAAGGAGCCCGGTGTCATGGCCGACGGTTATTTCGGGATGCCCGAGCGCACCCTGGAAAGCCGCCGCAACCTTTGGTTCCAGACCGGCGATATCGGCCGCATGGACAAAGACGGGCTGTTCTACTTCCTGCACCGGGTCAGCGAACGGATCCGGGTCAAGGGCGAGATGGTCTCGGGCTATGAAGTCGAGGAAGGCATTCTGAGCCACCCGGCACTCGAAGACTGTGCGGTCATAGCAATTCCCGGTGAGATGGGCGAGGAAGACATCAAGGCCTTTGTCACAGTCAAGGATGGCCACAGCACCAGCGCCGATGCGCTGCGGGCCCACTGCGCCGGACGGATGGCCAAATTCATGATCCCCAAACATTTTGTGTTCCTGGACGAAATGCCGCGCACCCCGACCGGCAAGCCGGAAAAGGGCAAGCTGGCCGCGCTGTAA
- a CDS encoding GlxA family transcriptional regulator: protein MTLHSSDFGPAPLRRIGFLLFPGFPMACLTAAVEPLRAANEIAGHQVFTWSLVTESGAQAAASAGMHFSAASSLADAEGIDCLFLLSGPEAEFEDPVSSPGRLRYLARHGVALGGVSGGVFPLASSGVLSGRRCAVHWCYRSAFETAFPDCTAVDSLAVRDGAIHTVSGATAMFDLSLELICIALGEAAMNEVACLFQHPVIRSGSSRQKVPVLQSGRTVDQMPPAVKQAMSIFSENVEIPVGIRDVARMAGISPRQLERSFRTATGLSPGEYYRRQRLKAARQMVRYSWDSISDIAHAVGYASSSTLTLHYRKFYGVTPVQDRKQRFLPDTRGPVHGSPVLT, encoded by the coding sequence ATGACCCTGCATTCCAGCGACTTCGGCCCCGCCCCGCTTCGCCGCATCGGCTTCCTGCTGTTTCCCGGCTTTCCGATGGCCTGCCTAACCGCAGCCGTGGAACCGTTGCGGGCCGCAAACGAGATCGCAGGACACCAGGTTTTCACCTGGAGCCTGGTAACCGAATCCGGCGCGCAGGCAGCAGCCTCTGCAGGCATGCATTTTTCCGCGGCTTCCAGCCTGGCGGATGCCGAAGGCATTGATTGCCTGTTTTTGCTGTCCGGTCCTGAAGCGGAGTTTGAAGACCCGGTCTCAAGTCCTGGCCGCCTGCGCTACCTGGCCCGCCACGGCGTCGCACTGGGCGGGGTGTCCGGCGGTGTTTTCCCTCTGGCCTCCAGCGGCGTTCTGTCCGGACGGCGCTGTGCGGTTCATTGGTGCTACCGCAGCGCCTTTGAAACAGCCTTTCCGGATTGCACGGCGGTGGACAGTCTGGCCGTCCGCGACGGCGCTATTCACACAGTTTCCGGAGCAACGGCGATGTTCGACCTGTCTTTGGAACTGATCTGCATTGCACTGGGCGAAGCGGCCATGAATGAAGTTGCGTGCCTGTTCCAGCACCCCGTCATCCGCAGCGGCAGCTCGCGGCAGAAGGTCCCGGTTCTGCAAAGCGGCCGAACCGTCGACCAGATGCCGCCAGCGGTCAAACAAGCGATGTCCATATTCTCCGAGAACGTCGAAATCCCTGTCGGCATACGCGATGTCGCCCGCATGGCCGGTATATCCCCGCGCCAGCTGGAGCGCAGCTTCCGCACAGCCACGGGCCTCAGCCCAGGCGAGTATTACCGCCGCCAGCGCCTGAAGGCTGCCCGGCAGATGGTGCGGTACTCCTGGGACAGTATCTCGGACATCGCCCACGCTGTCGGCTATGCCAGTTCCTCAACACTGACGCTGCATTACCGCAAGTTCTACGGCGTCACACCGGTTCAGGACCGCAAGCAGAGATTTCTTCCCGACACCCGCGGGCCGGTTCACGGCAGCCCTGTTCTGACTTAG
- a CDS encoding ABC transporter permease produces the protein MTDQTMTLAGKPQVWTRARTGWVIFAAACLLAAGNSVLPSGLVRPPEWMILPFADWINTAFVFIRDDLGLLYLTRAFADGVEWLLDVTANLLYGKNRWPRIGPIPWTVIASIGFVTGYALQGWRLSLLTGGTFVWIAVMGQWKWAMETLSVIVVAAPFSILFGLVMGILAWRSKTFERILNPILNIAQSLPHFAYMIPVVVFIGVGPKAGAIVTIIFSVPPMIRMSLLGLRKVPHEVIESGHMCGSTRWQLLRHVRIPTARTEILVGVNQVIMQCLAMVVLASFIGMPGLGQKLLQLLQALKIGRSVEIGITIVLLAVMLDRCTKAWATKQPEHFEKGISFAVRNKFLLLGLGLSLACLVLAQFIPLMDQIDRRNAFTISKPIDAVADWFIVLIDPVTQWLRWFLITWVLIPIRDAFLWMPYAAVLALLAATGWAVGGLRSALACLAFFGLIATSGWWDRAMITVYTVVVAVCIAAAMGFPLGIWGSFNEKRAGIALLICDTLQTFPSFIYLIPVVMLFGVNDVAVVGAVVLFAAVPLVRYTIEGLRQVPETLIEAADMSGATRMQTLWKVRLPMALPTIMVGVNQSVMFSLFMVIIAAFIGTQDLGQEMQRALSSTDVGKGLVLGLAVAFMGLMVDHLVTTWARSKKEALGLE, from the coding sequence ATGACCGACCAGACTATGACGCTTGCAGGCAAACCACAGGTCTGGACGCGCGCCAGAACGGGCTGGGTCATCTTCGCCGCGGCCTGCCTGCTGGCCGCAGGCAATTCGGTTCTGCCGTCCGGGCTGGTACGGCCGCCGGAATGGATGATCCTGCCCTTTGCCGACTGGATCAACACGGCATTTGTGTTCATCCGCGATGATCTCGGCCTCCTCTACCTGACCCGCGCCTTTGCGGATGGCGTGGAGTGGCTGCTCGATGTGACCGCCAACCTGCTTTACGGCAAGAACCGCTGGCCCCGGATCGGCCCCATTCCCTGGACCGTGATCGCCAGCATCGGCTTTGTCACCGGCTATGCCCTGCAAGGCTGGCGGCTGTCACTGCTGACCGGCGGCACCTTTGTCTGGATTGCTGTCATGGGGCAGTGGAAATGGGCGATGGAGACCCTCTCCGTAATCGTCGTCGCCGCGCCTTTTTCAATCCTGTTCGGCCTGGTCATGGGCATCCTCGCCTGGCGGTCCAAGACCTTTGAGCGGATCCTGAATCCGATCCTCAACATCGCGCAAAGCCTGCCGCATTTCGCCTATATGATCCCGGTGGTCGTCTTCATCGGTGTCGGCCCCAAGGCGGGTGCGATTGTCACGATCATCTTCTCGGTGCCGCCGATGATCCGCATGTCGCTGCTCGGCCTGCGCAAGGTTCCGCATGAGGTGATCGAAAGCGGCCATATGTGCGGCTCCACCCGCTGGCAGCTGCTGCGCCACGTGCGCATTCCAACAGCGAGGACCGAGATCCTGGTCGGCGTCAACCAGGTGATCATGCAATGCCTGGCCATGGTGGTTCTCGCCAGCTTCATCGGCATGCCCGGCCTGGGGCAGAAGCTGCTGCAGCTTTTGCAGGCGCTGAAGATCGGCCGCTCTGTCGAGATCGGCATCACCATCGTGCTGCTGGCGGTCATGCTGGACCGCTGCACCAAGGCCTGGGCCACCAAACAGCCGGAGCATTTCGAGAAAGGCATCTCGTTTGCCGTTCGCAACAAGTTCCTGCTGCTTGGCCTTGGCCTGTCGCTGGCCTGTCTGGTGCTGGCTCAGTTCATCCCGCTGATGGACCAGATCGACCGCCGCAATGCCTTCACCATCTCCAAACCGATTGATGCGGTTGCGGATTGGTTCATCGTGCTGATCGATCCGGTCACCCAGTGGCTGCGCTGGTTCCTGATCACCTGGGTGCTGATCCCGATCCGCGATGCCTTCCTGTGGATGCCCTATGCTGCCGTTCTGGCCCTGCTTGCGGCCACCGGGTGGGCTGTCGGCGGGCTGCGGTCTGCGCTGGCATGCCTCGCGTTCTTCGGCCTCATCGCGACCTCCGGCTGGTGGGACCGCGCCATGATCACGGTCTACACCGTCGTTGTCGCCGTCTGCATCGCTGCGGCGATGGGCTTCCCGCTCGGGATCTGGGGTTCGTTCAATGAAAAACGCGCGGGCATCGCGCTGCTGATCTGCGACACCCTGCAAACCTTCCCCAGCTTCATCTACCTGATCCCGGTGGTCATGCTGTTCGGCGTCAATGACGTGGCCGTGGTCGGTGCGGTTGTCCTGTTCGCGGCGGTGCCGCTGGTGCGCTACACCATCGAAGGGCTGCGGCAAGTCCCGGAAACCCTGATCGAGGCCGCGGACATGTCCGGCGCCACCCGGATGCAGACCTTGTGGAAAGTGCGGCTGCCGATGGCCCTGCCGACTATCATGGTCGGGGTCAACCAGTCAGTTATGTTCTCGCTGTTCATGGTCATCATCGCAGCCTTCATCGGCACCCAGGATCTGGGCCAGGAAATGCAGCGCGCACTGTCCTCGACCGATGTGGGCAAGGGGCTGGTGCTGGGTCTGGCCGTTGCCTTCATGGGGCTGATGGTGGACCACCTGGTCACCACCTGGGCGCGGTCCAAAAAAGAAGCGCTGGGGCTGGAGTGA